TGTCGAGATGATCGAAATGcatatatagaacgtccaaTTCGAAGTTCGGATGAGAGATAAAATCCCTAGAAGATTCCAGCCTGCGGAATCATGTTATACCGGATTACCAATCCGGTGAGACCGGTTTTGGTCTGTGTAAACCGAGTAGGGAACATATTTTAGCATGGGATTTGTTAGAGTTTTGACCCATAATGGGATAAGACCACCCCTCCCTATTATATAATATAAAGGGATACGACCGATTGATACACACATCCAATCGATTCTCAACTTTATCTTTTACATTCAAACCCTAGTTTTTCTCATGCAACCTCCATGGTTCTCGTCTACTAATCTCCACGACTAGGGATGATGTCCTAAGCCTCGTTGGTCGACCTAAGGCACGCCGACGACGTCCACATTCTGATGGGATCCCTCTCGAGCGAGAGTTTCGACGGCCTTTGCTAGTttcactggtggaaaacgcGACATTAGTCCCTGTTGGTAGGGCTCAAAGATACCGAAAATCCCTCTGGGATtaaattttcgagacaaaaggaggtttttgtcccgggtcattcacctaGCACTATGCCATAAACGATTTGTGATGGCACATGCAAATTACACTGCTGACAGGTGtaattggcacccgccagcataaaGGTTCCTTGTGCTGGTAggggagcacccgccagcacagtggctaGCTCCTACACAAAGTACATGTAGGCACATGCTGGCAACCAGTACTAGTCAAACACATAAGCGCCCGCCACATAAGCACTCTGGTGGTACCTGCACggtgcactgcactgcactagCACATGCAACTGTGTTGGCGGGTCATGTAAGCGCCCGCAAGAACAATGGTTTcaagaaaattcaaaattgtttaaatacttgataaatgattttgaaattatttcaaacttttacacattcacataaatattatttagtgaattaaaaaatattatttcatagATAACACAGATCGATCTGGTGTTTTATTTGTCTTGAAGATTTCGAgcaacttgcaagttgcaagtgGTCTTGCTTCCGAAGTCTGAACCCTCACCGCCTGCGTCCCCTGTTCCGAAACGATAGAAACCTGCAGCAGCCTCTGCCTCTGCATGTCGAGCAGCCTGCCGGCCGGCGTTCACTCGATCGCGACGAGCACCACTTCCGATCCTTCACGtgcggccgctgctgccggcgATCGCCGGCGTGCATCGTAACTTGCACCCCCCACGTGATTGGCCAGACACCGGTCAGGGATGGATGCCCCATCGCCCTCGTGCCTCGCGATGATGCTCCTCCTCTGAATCAACGACGaccaacaaacaaaaaaaattacttttttCATTCCATTATACTGTATTTTCCTTTACATTGTATTTCATTGGTATTTGCATACTCTGCAGGCGGTCTCCGACGAGGCGCGCGCCATGTACAACGGCGGTCAGGCGGGGCTCACCTTCTCGTCACCGAACGTCAACATCTTCCGCGACCCGCGGTGGGGCCGGGGGCAGGAGAACCCCGGCGAGGACCCGGCCGTGTCCGCGCGCTACGCCGCCGCCTACGTCCGCggcctccagcagcagcagcagcagtccccctccgcctccggcgaCAGCCGCCTCAAGCTCGCCGCCTGCTGCAAGCACTTCACGGCCTACGACCTGGACCGGTGGGGCGGCACGGACCGGTTCCACTTCAACGCCGTCGTGGCGGCGCAGGACCTCGAGGACACCTTCAACGTGCCCTTCCGCGCCTGCGTCGCCGACGGGGAGGCTGCCAGCGTCATGTGCTCCTACAACCAGGTCAACGGCGTGCCCACCTGCGCCGACGAGGGGTTCCTCGGGGGGACGATACGGGGGAAGTGGGGCCTGGACGGGTACGTCGTCTCCGACTGCGACTCCGTCGACGTCTTCTTCCGGGACCAGCACTACACCCGCACCACCgaggacgccgtcgccgccacgcTCCGCGCCGGGCTCGACCTCGACTGCGGGCCGTTACTGGCCCAGTACACGGAGTCGGCGGTGGCGAAGGGGAAGGTCTCCGACGCCGACGTGCGCTGGCCAACACCGTCGCCGTGCAGATGAGGCTGGGAATGTTCGACGGCGACCCCGCCGCGGGCCCGTTCGGGCACCTCGGGCCCAAGGACGTGTGCACGCCGGCGCACCAGGAGCTCGCGCTCGAGGCGGCGCACCAGGGCGTCGTGCTCCTTAAGAACGAGAAAGGTAAGCACAGGGGCGGCGTCCTCCCGCTGCGCCCGGCAACCCACCgcaccgtcgccgtcgtggGACCGCACGCCGAGGCCACGGTGGCGATGATCGGGAACTACGCCGGCAAGCCGTGCAGGTACAACACGCCGCTGCAGGGCGTGGCGGGGTACGTGCGGCAGGCGGTGCACGTGGCCGGGTGCACCGACGTGGCGTGCGCGGGGAGCCGGcagcccatcgccgccgccgtcgacgccgcgcgACGCGCCGACGCGACCATCGACGTCCCCGGGCTCGACCAGAAGGTGGAGGCCGAGGGGCTGGACCAGTCGACCCTGCTCCTCCCCGGCCGGCAGGCGGAGCTCATCTCCGCCGTGGCCAAGGCGTCCAAGGGCCCCGTCGTCCTCGTGCTCATGTCAGGAGACCCCATCGACATCGCCTTCGCGCAGAACGACCCCAGGATCGCCGCCATCCTCTGGGTGGGGTACCCCGGCCAGGCCGGCGGGCAGGCCAACGCCGACGTCATCTTCGGCCACTACAACCCAGGTGCGTTTGAGATTTTAATCACAAATTTTAAATAGACTGCAAATCTCGCAGCATGAAAAGGAGGCGAATTTGAGATTTCAATTCGAATTTGTTGGCAGGCGGGAAGCTGCCGGTGACATGGTACCCCGAGGACTACCTGCGGAAGGCGCCGATGACGAACATGGCGATGCGCGCCAACCCGGCGAGCGGGTACCCCGGCCGGACCTACCGCTTCTACACGGGCCCCACGATCCTCCCGTTCGGCCACGGGCTCAGCTACACCCGGTTCACGCACTCGCTGGCGCACGCGCCGGAGAAGCTCACCGTGCAGCTCACCGGCGGCCACGCGTCCTTCCCCAACGCGACGcgctccgccggcgccgtgcgcgTGGCGCACGCGCGGTGCGAGGGCCTGACCGTCCCGGTGCACGTCGACGTGAGGAACGCCGGCGACCGGGACGGCGCGCACACCGTGCTCGTCTACCACTCGCCGCCATCCGGGgtcgccggcgcgccggcgaggcaGCTGGTGGCGTTCGAGAAGGTGcacgtggcggcgggcggcgtggcgccggtAGAGATGGGCGTGGACGTGTGCGAGGGGATGAGCGTGGCGGACCGGGACGGCGTGCGGCGGATCCCCGTCGGCGATCACAGCCTGATGATCGGCGAGCTCACGCTCGGCGTCGAGCGGCTCGGCTGGGCATAGAACGAAACGCAAGGAAACACAATCTGTGTCGTTTTGGGATAGGGTATTGGATTGCGATTGCCACGGTGCTTCCGTCTCTGCaaaggtggagatggagatctcAAAAGTTGCTGAAAATTTGTTGAAAATGATTGCAAACGTTTAAAACTGGAAGGAACACAGAAGAATGTCGTTTCTTCCTCACTACCAATGTTTTTCTGATGAAAAGATTTACTGGAAATGTCTACGACAAACGTCTGGACAAGAGCTTCTGCGACTCTCGTACTGACTGAAAAAACTGTCCATGGATTTGTTGTTTGGTAAGTTGGTATGCTTGCAACCCTGAACACAGATTTCTCTTGTCTGGGGGTAAAAAACCATGAACTGGCCGTGCTCGTTCTGAGCGCCAACAATCATTCTGAAACAAAGATCCCTGTACCTCGGCACAAACAATACTTCACTCGGTAATTTACCACGATGCAGTCATATGGATCTGACATATAATCAGAGTAATCAGTAACAAGTAACTGACAAGCATGACTACGACAATATGTTTGGCTTCTACAGTCAATTTACGGACCATCACAAAGGCACGGAACAGAAGCACCTACAGACTACAGTTATCCACCAGGTTTAACGCTGCTTCTCCTGcagcttcatcatctccaagatGCACTGCTTCTTTGCCTCCAGCGGTCCGGCATCCTCCAGGGGGCCCTGCCTCCTCCGACTTTCTTCGCCAACATACGTGACGCGACCCTCTGCTGCCGTTCAGCCTCCCTGATGGGCCTCGTTGGTCTTCAGGCGGGTGGACGACAACTTTCTGTTTCAACATTCAAAAGTGGAAAAATGGTAACAACTCTGCGGATAAGTGGTAACTATCAGCATTGTTATAAAGGGAAGAACTACAGCTACAACAGAGATTTCTTAAGCATCTACAAGGTTGGGAAAATTGCATGGTTAGTACAACACTGCATACCTCCTTTCTTCACTTCAAGGGTAGCGAGTCCGGTAATATCAGGATTCTTGAGCTGCTCAAGCTGTCGCTTCCCTCTCCTCAGCAAGTACTCTATGCACACAAAGTTCCTCCGGTCAACATTCCTTGCGTTGTCACGGAACTCCGCCGAGACAACAGACTCGATCCTGTGCCGCTCTTCCGGGGCCTTTAGGCGTGCTGTCCGAAGGAATCCCCTGTACAGCGCCAAGACCTGCCTCTGAATACCAGAAAGCTTTGGGCGGGAGGTCATCTCATCCTTGTGAAGCAATCATCGAAGCCTGGTACACAGATGCAAATGATTTATGTACAGACAATCCATGCTTTTGCAATGCAAAGAAACTAAAAGAATTTTCGAAGGACCGAGCATCAAGCAACTACTCAGTTTGTCTCACAGAGACCAACTGGGCTGCATCAAAATTAAGTACCACAGCAAATAAACAATGGCAAAATACAGGTTTATCTATAACCAGCAGAGATTTAATGGCCTAATAGAAGGGAATGGAAATTCTTTAAAAAGGGGCGAAATAAACTACATACCCCCACCTTAGCTTAATTGGGTACCAAGAACTAATGTCAGTCTATAACCACATCAAAGGTTGTAAAAGTTGTAAACCGCAAAGCTAGAATCTACAAGCTGGTAGCAATACACCTAACACTGGCAACGTCTGAAATTCTACTGCATCGTTCTCTGAAGCACATGTGATTTCTATCCATCCATGTAGGGAAGGATCAATTCATGTTCAGAAGGATCGGGAGATGATTCTTCTGCAGCATGCCAGAAAGTC
This genomic window from Setaria viridis chromosome 8, Setaria_viridis_v4.0, whole genome shotgun sequence contains:
- the LOC117834606 gene encoding succinate dehydrogenase assembly factor 1, mitochondrial; protein product: MTSRPKLSGIQRQVLALYRGFLRTARLKAPEERHRIESVVSAEFRDNARNVDRRNFVCIEYLLRRGKRQLEQLKNPDITGLATLEVKKGDPYDCIVVNYRVKYCLCRGTGIFVSE